TCCACAGAGATCGGATGCTATAGGCCTGAGCTACAGCATCGTTCATGCTCCGTTCGGTCTTATCGTACGATTTCGGACTGCTCTTGTTCTGACCCCAGAAACCTGACGGCGCTCCTGCTCGGCATGAACAGGTAAGCGCCGCCGCGCATCCGAACGAAATCCTTTATTCCCGTCAGGTTTAGCGGGCCGCGCGGCGACGGTATCGTGAGGCGACCCATGCCGCCGCCGCGACCGGTAATAGGATCGACTTCGTTTTCCAATCCGTGGAACTGCCAGGCTGTAGCCCATGTTTGCTGAATAAACTCGAACTGGCGTTCGATATCCGCGTTGAGGCACATGAACAGCAGACCAGGCTTCTTCTCTGCCGGGTCACCGGCTCCATTTGCGTCGAAGGCGCGCCCAACGCGCAGGATGCGGTGGCGATTGACGATAGAAAGTTCGTCTTTGGAGCCCGGCGCCAGACTGTCGCGCGGATTAGATCGGCGAATGTGAGCACCGAGTGGGCAACGCTCGCCAAGCGGATCCTCCGCGCCGGGGAGGAATTCGTTGTCGGGCCGAAAATCTCCTGCCTGTTTAACGGTCGCCGGACGGTGAGGATACCGCACCAGAGAGGAACCATCCTTCCAACGGCCGACCATCTTGGCGCCGATCCACTCGGGTAAAAGTGCGGGATCGAGTTGATCGGGCACTGCGGGATGATGGGCGTAGCGTTTTGCTGCGTCCTCGAGATAGTCATTGAAGACATCGACATACTGCGCAAGCTGGCGGATTACCAGGAATGTGCCGTTTCGGCCGAGATCGCGCGCGGCAGCGGCACCGCTCGTCGCAAAATCGGGCTGGAAGGCACCGCGGGAGTGCCTCGGATCCGCAAGAGGCAGAAGATTGTCGGGATCTATTGCGGCAGGAACTTGCGGCGAAGGCGGGTAGAAGCCACGGGTGTCGGGGTAGCCGAGCAGAAATTCTCCAGGCTCGACCGCATGGATGGCATCCGATTGGCGCATCCAGCGTCGCGTCCCCTTTATAATCGGTTGCGAGATGCCGTCGGCAAAGCCAAACGGCTCGCGAACCATTTGCGCTGCGGTTTCACCGGGTTTTGGCTGTGGCAGCGGCATTGGTGTCACCCGGTGGATAATGCTGCCTCCTGCGGCATCAATGCCCGAGATCAGGCCTTCGGCATAGGAGGCGAGGGTCGCTTCTGAATCCGCATAGAGCAGCAGCGTGGCGTCGATCGCTTTTTCGGGACCGCCCCATAGCCATTGCCCAGCCTGATCGTCGCCCGTATCGGCAAGCAGGTTCGCCCGCCCAGGCGAGCCCATCCCCAAACGGAAAGCGGTTGGGAACGCGTCGCTCACATCGGAGGGCAATCCCAACCGTCGCAAACCGTCGGCGGTGAGCGCAAAGATCAACACTTTGTCGGTCGGCGTTGATCGCCGAAGGAGATTTGATCCTCGATCGATTTTAACCAGGCACACGCCTGTTTGGTATCATCCGATAGCTTGATCGCGAGACACGTTGAATATGGGTGTTTGCTCAATCCGCCATACAGCAGCGTCTGGACCTCGAATGTTTCGATCAATGTCGCCGGTCTTACTTTCGAGCCGAACAGCCCGAGCCACGCCGATGCTTCGTCCTCGGTGGATACACTCCCAAGACCTTGGCGGATTGCGGCATTGGTACGAATGCGTGCGGTTGTCAGATGCGGATAGGCACTGTACCAGAACCATGTCGGTTGTTGCTGGCGCCGCGCCCAGCGTTTGAAACGGTCGCCATCAACGGCCCCTTTGAAAAATAGGTTCTCCGTACGCGGGAAACCGAGCGTATTGCTCCAGGCGGCAGTCAGGCCGTGGGACGCCTTCGTGATGAAATCCTCCAGATAGCTTTCCCAACTGCCGCCGTAGTTCGAGAAAAACAGGAGCTTGTTGGTCTTCGGCAATCGCAGCCAGCGGGCATAGTGAATTGTGCTGATATCGCCGAGAAATCCAGGCCGGAAGCGCTTGGTCGCCATTTGGCCAATTACCCAGAAGGCTATTCTCAGGGTCATGCCGCGCAGCAACCCAGCCTGCATGATCGAGATGCCAGCAAGATGGTTCTGCTGCGTATCCTTGAGATTTTCGGCCTCTGATAGTGCCTCCATCACCACCGGATCGACCAAAGTGTCGATCGGCGTATTGGCGGCCTCGAGCCGCCGCAGCCCAAGGTAGACACTCGCCACAATCGCCAGGAGAGCCATGGCTGCTACGATGGTCGAGAGGAAAAACGCAATCACGCCAACCGCGAGGCCTTGCGAAAGCCCAGCCGTGATCGTCGCGCCAGCGACGACAATTCCGAGCAAACAAAGAGCCGGCCAGAAAAACTTGAGAAGCCCCTGGAAGGCGAGAGAGAGTATGAAGCCGATATCAAGACCGGACGGCTCTTCCGCAATAAGGCGTGGAAATGGCTCGGACACTAGCAACGGTGCCAAATCGGCATCGGCTTGTACGAACGCACGCACGCGCGCAACGGTATCTATTAGCGGCGCCCCAGCGGCGGGGTTAATGTCGAAGTAGGAACGCAATTCGCGCGCAAGTAAGTATTCGCGCTTGATCCGCTCTACCGTCATGCCTGGGGTGCCGCAGAAGTCCAGGCCCGGCACCTCGAACAGGCCTTGCCCGGTGCGGACGTGATGGGTTGCAAGGAGACGGCCCACCGAACCGCCCGCATCAATGCCTGCCACCGACAGGATTTCCGTGACGAATGACGTCAGCTTGCTATCGACCGTGTCAAAGGCATGCTGTGGCGTCCCGTCGACTGACATTTCGAAAACGAGGTGCGTCGACTCACCGACATCACCGCGAACCACCGTGATCGACATGAAATGGATGCCTTGGTCGCGCAGGGCGACGCGGATAAGTCCTTCCTTGCCGAACAACTCAGTGCGGAAGTCCTTGAGCTTTGCGTCGACGAGATCGGCCCTTTTTATGTCGAAGGGGATCGCACTCGTTACAAGCGATTGTGTCATGCCTGTCCTCCAGCCCGACGGCGTCCATGGCGGGACTGCCGCTACTCAGGATCACACTGTTTCCTGCGAGGGCCCTGCGCGTCCTCGCGTCAAGCGTGCAGTATGTGTTTCACCCTATTGGCAGAGTCACAAGTAGAAAGCTTGGAAATACCCTGCGCGAGGCGTTATTTCATTAAGTTGTCACCATAGACACCCAAGAGTGTATGCGGGGAAGAAAATGCTCGTTCTGAAAAAGCATATTCTCGTTGCTTCAATCTCATTGCACGAAATCCGTGCGCCTGCAGCGATCTCCGCCGCCCATGAGATCGCCTAGAGCCGCGCATCAGCCATCTTCGTCCAACGTTGGAGACCAAGGCATGGAAAAGGATCCGGAAGCGTCAGAAATCCAGAACGATATCGTCGCAACTGAGTCGGCAGCACTGTCTGTTATGAACCAGGTTAGAAAGCCGGCCTGCCTATTGGGCTTACCTTCTTCGAACAAGATTGACAGGCCTGGAACACTGCTCGCACCACGCTCAACGAGCTCTAATTTGGCCTCTTTCGATGCCGCATCACCGGTGAGTTTCAGGACTAGAACCGTCGTCCCGTTTTGCAGTCCCGGAGCCAGCGCGACAGTCGATCCCGCTTCAAACACGAAGCTGCTCTTCGCAGGAGCGGCAATGGCTGAGGGAAGATTGCCAGCCAATAAAATCATTGTCACCAGACTGGCGAAACAGCGAACCGGTGAGGCAGCGCTTGGGCATTTTGAAAAGCGCCGGTTTGCGTGAGCTCGTCATGCCGCGAATGGCAAACTCTCCTGGCGGCGGGTGCCAGTCAAAACTTGCAGAGCGCCACGGCAGGCGCTCAATCCGTCAATCGCCGAGAGCTACGGGTAGTAGTCACGCCAGTTGATACGAGCCATTCCTGGCGGGGTAGGTTCGTCCACTTCGGCAAGAACAACCGGCGGATCGTCTTCAAGTCCCGATCGGGCACGATCCTCCCAGTCGTCGTCGAATATCGACTTGTAGTAGCCCGCGATCTCGGGGTCGTAGATGATGAGACCGGCGTCGCGATTGCGTAGCACCCCGTCCGAGGACCAGTTCGTACTGCTGATCAAAACGATTTCGCCGTCGACGATGATGCCCTTGTTGTGGATGTTCGCCTGGACCTTGAAGCATTGCTCGTTGAATCCGTTCTCAACAAGCTTGCGGATCTTGTCGGCTGCATCCGACGATCCGACGATGATGCGTATCTCCATTTTGGGGCGGTAACTGAGGTCCGCCAGGAGCGCCAACATCTCGCGGAACGGCCCATCATGGGCTGCTGTGCTAAAATTGATGTAGGAGAATTGTAGATAGATAGAGCTTTTTGCATTCCGCAGCAATTCCATAATGCGCGGCAGATAGTTGTCCGGTGTCAGAACTGGCCTGATGCGAACCGGTCGATTGGAACTCGGTAGCCTGCGTGGTTCGACCAGATCGACAATGCTTGCAGCCAGCTCGACATCGGCCACAAGATTTTCCAGAGGAATGAGCAGGTCGGGCAGGCGAGGGACCTCCACGACGTCCATCACCAGGCCCGGCTCGCCGGCGTGGGACTCCGCTTCAGAGCCATCGCGGTCATGCTCGATGTAGCGCTCGAAGAGCCGCGACAGTGCCTCATCTTCGACAATGATGTGCCATTCCCGGTTGCCCTTCGAATACATCCCTGGTGCCTGGGCCGGATTGGCAATCGGGTCGATATCCGGCTGGCTACGGACGCTCCAATTGCCGCTCGAAAGCCAGAAGGCCTCTGAATCGCGAACTGCGACCTTTTCATGGTAGGCGGAGGCGAAGCGGCGATTGGCGCCGCATTTGACGATCCAGCCATCAAGCTGATCGCCGAGACTCGATCGCAGTTTTTCGCGGATTTTCGTCTCTGGCGCGGTCATGCCGTCGTCCCAGGTAAAGACCGCCTTGATATCGCTGGCGCGAACCGTGTCGATGAACGTCTTGGCGATGTAATCGGCGTTGAAGTCATACATCGCCGTTGTCAGCGTCTGTCGGGTCGCCTCTATGAAGGGTTTCAGGACCGGCCAACCCGCCTCTGGACCCACATGGCAAAGAAGGGACGAATTGACCTCGTACTCCTCGTCGATCGGATTGCCCTCGATCGGCTCATAGGTCAGTTCCGAAGCCGACGCAGTGACGATCGCATCCGAAAGCGATTGAAGACTTTCACGCGCTTCCAACTGCCGCTGCGGGCTGGCTTGCATGACAGACACCCGAAACGGCCCAAGCTGCCGCGGTGCCCTTTCTTCCTGCATTAAATGTGCAGGCGGTTTCTTATGAGCCACAAAAACGATGATAGCGGGCTCGCGGAAAATACGGCCATCGACAATGGGGAAGCCCGGCTCTGCGCCGACAAAGCCTGGAATGCGCCTGAGAGCCTCGGCATTGTCATCAATGACAGCCTGTACGTCGCGTCGCGTGGCGTTATCAAGGAACCGCATGACTGGCCTCCTTGGCGCAACCATTCATCCACGCCCGCGAGCTACGCGTTGCGTCATGAACCCACATTACAGCATGAAGAGGTGAAACTTGCTCGGCAGCCGGCCTGCTAGTCGATGACGGGCAGGGCTTTTGAGATCGAGATTGATTCCACCGCTGGATCGTTCTCGGCGCGGTGGAGGTCGCCCGCGTCGATCTCGCCGGAAAGCATGTCCGAACTGATACGAGCACGCTCTTGGATATAGTCCGGCGCCGAATGGCCCTTGTTGAGTTTGACCAAGATCTTGAATCGCTGCTGGGATCCAGAATCGAACTGCATCGCCGCTGAAACACTCTCCAGTTTTTGGAGCTTCGAAAAATCCATCGAACCAATCGCTCTTTGTTCGGTACAGTCCTAATATACGATCTTGCGTGATCGGAAACAAGAAGCAGCAACAATGCGCGCATTTTTTCCCTCCTAGACCGACGGCGGCTGTGCTGTCGGGAGTTGTCCTGCTGGCGGTTGTCCTAACGCATCGCCACTGGCCCGTCCGTAACCGGAGCGCGGATCCCAGGCGCCGGCGGCGGCCGCGGGGTGGGACTGCACCGAGTCCTTCAGACGTTCGCGTAACTGATCAATCGTTAGCTCCTGATTGTTGCGCTGAGCTTCTGCAAAGACCAGGGCAATGAGGCCAGTCGTGGCGGGGGCTGCCATACTGGTGCCCGATTTTCTGACGATCCCGCTGCCTGTCCTCGATCTCGCAGCGAAGACCGCATGGCCGGGCGCCGACAGTTCGGGCTTTTCGCGCCCATCACGAGTTGGCCCGGAGCTCGAGAAGCTTGACATGGGAAAGTTTGCCTTGTGTCCGTCATAGGACCCGACAACGATTGTCGACTTGCCTGTCGAGATTGAACCAAGCGTATGGGTGAACACCGGCTGTGCGAAGGACGCCTGGGCTAGGTCGTTGCGTTCGATCCAGGCATGATATTCGACCGCCGCTCCGTCATCGCTCTCGAGGCGCATGATCCATTCGCCATCGCTCAAGCCCTCGGCAATCCATACGCCAATCATGTTGTCGTGATTGTTAGGGTCGTCGAGGCGGCTGGAAACAAAGAGCACAACATTGTTGCCTGTACCTATGGGCAGGTTTTCTCCGGGTCGGACAGGCCCAAACGGCGTTCCGTCGGGCGCAATCATGGTGGCCCTGAGTCGGCTTGTCCCGGGATACCAGAGCTCCACTTCCGCACCGCCAGAACCGAACTGCCGGATAGCGATATCATGGGGACCTGCTGCCGGAGCCAGCCCTTCGGTATGCGTACCGTGCTGCTGCGAATTGCCTGCAGCGATGACGACTGCGCGGTTCGGCTTCTCCTGGACCAGAGCGTCCAGCCCCTGCTCGACCAACGACAAGCCATCATGCGGCCCGCCATTCGTTCCCAGGCTCAAATTTACCACACAGGGGCGATCACCAGCCATATTGAAGATGAAGCGGACGGCTTCGAGCAACTGGACTGAATCGCCGAAGGATTTCTGGACCACGGCCGGACCCTGCCAAGCGATATCGGAACTCGACGCCTCAACGAATATCAGGTCGGCGGCCGGCGCGACACCAGGCTGACCGGATCCGCCGCCGTTGCCCGCTGCAATGTCCATGACATGAGTGCCGTGGGTTCCCTGTTGCGAGAGGCTATCGGGTCTTGGACCATAGCCAAGCGTGTCATAGGGATTGGCTGTCGCTAATGCTCCATTGATACTCGCCGCATCGAACAACTGACCATAACCGAAAGGGCTTCCCGCCTGAGTGATCGCGCCTTGGTTCCAGATGGCAAGCAGACGCGTCTTGTCGTCCCGCAGAAAATTCTTATGAGCGAAGTCACAACCAAAATCGACAATGCCGATCACGACGCCTTTGCCGCCCTCGGGATCAACCTGCTTTGCGGCGAAGTCCATTGCGGTCACCTTCATCGCCGGAAGAGTCGCCGCAAGCGCGGGCCGAATCGGCTGGGATGCCTTTAGACTCAGGACCGGAGGCTGGCCCCGGACATATTCGACGCGGTTGATCGGTATCCTAGCCGTCACGATCCAGGAACCGTCATTGGCATCCTGCAGGCGCCCAAGTGTAGCGCCCTCAATGACATCCTCAAGATTGGTCCAGGCCTCGACGCTCGACACACGTGCGACCACCGCCACCTCATCTCCGTCGGTCGAGGCGACGGCCAGGTTTTCCTTGCCACATAGCCGATTGAGAATTGCGAGTTGCAGTCTAGGGTCCAGTGCGGACGAGACTTTCAAGGAAAGTCGCTTCAGCTCCTTGGACAGGATTGGCACTGAGGCACTCACGCGCGTGCTCAGCTTGTCGCTCTGAAAAAGCGGGCTGATAAGGCTCGTCGCGGCACTGACTATCGTACTGAGAGCTGCCTGGGAGGTCGCAGCGCCAACGACCTGTGCAGCGGCGTTGGCAGCAACACGAAACGCCCAGTCATTCTCTCCCCCGAGCAGTGCCATGGACGGGCGAGCAGCAGCAATGGGCATCCCTTGCGCGCTTTCGACGGGTTCACTGGGAGGCGCGCCCACCTTCGAGCGGGAACCTGCTTTCGATGTCTTGGGCTGCCCTCGCGATTTTCTGGCCATTGTGTTTCCCCCCGTCAGCTCTTACCCACCAATAAGCGCTGATGAACGGTGCGGCGAACTGCCCTATGAGGGGGCAGCGCCTTGACCAATCTAAGCGCTCTATCCAGCGGCAGAAACCTACTAGGGGTCGCGTTACGCGAGCGTTACAGGGCGCCGCAGGAACCGCATTGGTTCAAAGGCCAAAGATTGGTCACAAGCGCGCCGTATATAGGGTTCAATCGAGGGCTGCGCATCGCGCCTTCAACCTCTCAATCACCTCCTCGAATTCCGGTCGGGGATTATCCCAGCCAGCAGGACGGCTTGTCGAAGGCATCGTTTTTTCTGAGGCTTACCGCAGCGGGCCGCAGTATCTTTTGGACAGTGCAGGCAGCTCGTGGCATTGCGGCCGCGGCTTCAAGACGAGGGGGTGTAGCCGCGATGAAGTGTGACGGGCGACGTCTCATGCTCGTTTGAGCCCTGGGCCGCGACGTGCCACGCTTGCTTACTTGGACCTGAATTTACCGCGACCCATGCCAAGACAATGCGATTTAGCTCCTGAGGTTTCTTGACCCGAAACAATTTGGCCTTCGATGCTCCGGGATCAGCCACGACTCATTACGAATGCTAATTCGTCCCGTAGGAACTTTTTTGTATTCCCATAATAGCGTCGGCCACGTCTCCGGCGGAGCCGTCCCTGTTCGCGAGTTCGTTCCGGAGTTGCGCTGCTCGTTTCCAGGCACTCTCGCCTGATCTGAGAGCCTCTCTCTCATCGGTGGTGAGCGAGAGTGAGCTCTGCTCCACCAGGGGACCATAGATTTGCGGAATCCCGCTCACTGCACTCAAGAGGTCGTGCCCTTCTTCCCCGCCCCGCGTGAGCCCCGCAGCTTCCGTCGGCTTTCCGAAGACCTTCGCGGCTTTGTCGAACTCCAGCAGGTATCCCGCGAGCGCGGCGTCACGGTCACGCGCGATTAGTTCGGAGCCGTAGATGGTACGCTGAAGTTTGCGGAAAGAATTTGTTGCCGCGCCATCCGCTCCATTGAAGGACTCGATCACTTCCTCCCACTGTGTACCAAAGAGATCAGGTGCGGTGCCGCTCGCATCGATGATGGTCTCCCGTCGTTGCACCGCCAGTAAGCAGTAATCGAAGTCGGTGACCAGAGGGGAGTCGGCTGCTTCCCCCGTGCGGAGCCGACCACCGGACACGAACAGCTTTCCCTTATGGGGCGAGTTCTCCGGTGCGTTGGAGATGAGCAGATACCCGCTTTGCTTTAGCAAGCCCCCATGCAGCGCCTCCACTTGCGGCGTCACCCCGTCTATGCCGAGAAGTTCGTTGAATCCCGAATAAACCTTCTCAGCGACGGCGAGTGCCGGAGCAAGTGCTCCTCCCAAGGCTCCGCTCACGCTCCCCATCACATTGAGCAGTGTGCGCGCAATGTCATCGCCGGGCACAGCGTAGAGCCCGACGAAAGCCTGAAGGTTGTTGAGCGAGACCGGCATCAGGCGCACGATCTCAATATCGCGCAGTTCTACCCAACCAGGACGCGCCTTTTCGTTTTCGGGCGCGTCGGGCTGGATCTCCTTCAGGCGCTGGCGAATGGTATTCGGACCAAGCGAAAACGGTACGGTCTGTGGTTTGCCGCGGGACCGAAACTCCGCCAGGCATAGGAATAATGGGAGCACCTTTACAGCGAACCGTCGCGAATCCGCGAGATGAAGACCGGAAAGCCGAAGGGTGAAGTAACAATCTCCGGGGGTGAAAGTCTTCCCATCCACCAATTCGGGGTCGCGGTCATGGCGGATGCGTTCAGCATCAATCCATTCTACCAACCTCGGGACAGTCTGAGCACCACTAGCTTTGCGAGCCGTATCTACCGCTTTCTTAAAGCTGAACAAGTCCCACAGCGACATCGAAATTCTCCTCGTTTCTTAGACAGTTGTCCATTCGTCGTCCTGAACCACGAGCATCGGCGAGACGAAAGTAGGGCTGTGAGGGAACGCGGTTCGCACCGCGCTCCCGGCAGCGTGGAAGGCACGCGCCAGCGGAACTTGCTTGCCCAGCAATTCATGCAATTGGCCCGTAAAGAACGCTGCCTCCTTATCGTTGACTTCCCAACGGAAGCCGATAACGGCGGGAATCCCGGCCTGTGATAGGCGGAACACGGCTTCCGGGCCGCTGCTCTCGCACGACGATAATATGACGAGTTGGACTTCAGCTTTGCGAGCCCAGGCTGCGAACTCGCTTACTCGCAAAGGGAGCACGTCGCCGGGCGCACGGCCGGGCAGGATCAAATACGTGGTGTCGTTGTCAGCCCGAATGCTGTGGCCAGCATAATGGATGATCTGCGGTTTAGGGGTCTGGGCCGAGGGTGCCGCATCCAGTCGATTCCGCAGCACTGCCAACGCGTTCCCGTCGGCCGTCAGTGCCAGTTCCTCCGGAGCAACCAACTCCGCAAGTTTGCGCGCTTGATCGACAGCATCGAATTCGACATCCAAGGCCTGCAACGGTCCAAACATCCGCGCGCCGCCCGGACCAGGAAACTCGTATCGTCCATGCGCATCCGACTTGACGAAGATAATTTGGCCTGTGAGTTGCGCGGCATTCGTCAGTGCGGAAGCTGTCCGCGACTCGCTGGACAGACAGACGCGTCGAGCAATCGGCGCAAGAGAACGAACGAAGTTCTTCTTTAGCGGGTCATACAGCATCTCGAACGGCACATTGACGAACGGATTCGGCGAGTCCGGGCCAGGGCTCAGCAGGTTGAACCGGACGTGAACGCGGTCAAGCGTACCGACCTCGTCAAGGCATTTGGAGATCGCAGCGGTTACGGCTTGTCCGGCGTAGTCTGTTTCGTAAGAGATGTCTTCCCCCGCTACTTTCAATACATCGAACCAATTGTCGGTATAGCGCGCCGA
Above is a window of Rhizobium sp. TH2 DNA encoding:
- a CDS encoding phospholipase D-like domain-containing protein, with the protein product MRFLDNATRRDVQAVIDDNAEALRRIPGFVGAEPGFPIVDGRIFREPAIIVFVAHKKPPAHLMQEERAPRQLGPFRVSVMQASPQRQLEARESLQSLSDAIVTASASELTYEPIEGNPIDEEYEVNSSLLCHVGPEAGWPVLKPFIEATRQTLTTAMYDFNADYIAKTFIDTVRASDIKAVFTWDDGMTAPETKIREKLRSSLGDQLDGWIVKCGANRRFASAYHEKVAVRDSEAFWLSSGNWSVRSQPDIDPIANPAQAPGMYSKGNREWHIIVEDEALSRLFERYIEHDRDGSEAESHAGEPGLVMDVVEVPRLPDLLIPLENLVADVELAASIVDLVEPRRLPSSNRPVRIRPVLTPDNYLPRIMELLRNAKSSIYLQFSYINFSTAAHDGPFREMLALLADLSYRPKMEIRIIVGSSDAADKIRKLVENGFNEQCFKVQANIHNKGIIVDGEIVLISSTNWSSDGVLRNRDAGLIIYDPEIAGYYKSIFDDDWEDRARSGLEDDPPVVLAEVDEPTPPGMARINWRDYYP
- a CDS encoding S8 family serine peptidase, producing the protein MARKSRGQPKTSKAGSRSKVGAPPSEPVESAQGMPIAAARPSMALLGGENDWAFRVAANAAAQVVGAATSQAALSTIVSAATSLISPLFQSDKLSTRVSASVPILSKELKRLSLKVSSALDPRLQLAILNRLCGKENLAVASTDGDEVAVVARVSSVEAWTNLEDVIEGATLGRLQDANDGSWIVTARIPINRVEYVRGQPPVLSLKASQPIRPALAATLPAMKVTAMDFAAKQVDPEGGKGVVIGIVDFGCDFAHKNFLRDDKTRLLAIWNQGAITQAGSPFGYGQLFDAASINGALATANPYDTLGYGPRPDSLSQQGTHGTHVMDIAAGNGGGSGQPGVAPAADLIFVEASSSDIAWQGPAVVQKSFGDSVQLLEAVRFIFNMAGDRPCVVNLSLGTNGGPHDGLSLVEQGLDALVQEKPNRAVVIAAGNSQQHGTHTEGLAPAAGPHDIAIRQFGSGGAEVELWYPGTSRLRATMIAPDGTPFGPVRPGENLPIGTGNNVVLFVSSRLDDPNNHDNMIGVWIAEGLSDGEWIMRLESDDGAAVEYHAWIERNDLAQASFAQPVFTHTLGSISTGKSTIVVGSYDGHKANFPMSSFSSSGPTRDGREKPELSAPGHAVFAARSRTGSGIVRKSGTSMAAPATTGLIALVFAEAQRNNQELTIDQLRERLKDSVQSHPAAAAGAWDPRSGYGRASGDALGQPPAGQLPTAQPPSV
- a CDS encoding CHAT domain-containing protein, with the translated sequence MKRLLVVSPDANWIEFLQIALEAYDVEVTGVPGPRSVIQSLAALRSSKFASVLISALAAPGQHQSDALLEATDVLDALRKADKIIPLLVWSPFPSERLESIASRSSDTVLLANDAPSTIAAALADSPLISGPAPRTAKVELQIGAASIRTEVALDGKLVGASSSRDWAGRCKMGRLEEQFAKWTPIQRSGGSARYTDNWFDVLKVAGEDISYETDYAGQAVTAAISKCLDEVGTLDRVHVRFNLLSPGPDSPNPFVNVPFEMLYDPLKKNFVRSLAPIARRVCLSSESRTASALTNAAQLTGQIIFVKSDAHGRYEFPGPGGARMFGPLQALDVEFDAVDQARKLAELVAPEELALTADGNALAVLRNRLDAAPSAQTPKPQIIHYAGHSIRADNDTTYLILPGRAPGDVLPLRVSEFAAWARKAEVQLVILSSCESSGPEAVFRLSQAGIPAVIGFRWEVNDKEAAFFTGQLHELLGKQVPLARAFHAAGSAVRTAFPHSPTFVSPMLVVQDDEWTTV